From Streptomyces chrestomyceticus JCM 4735, one genomic window encodes:
- a CDS encoding DUF501 domain-containing protein, with protein sequence MPPPQTERTEPTDADIAAFKEQLGRPPRGLRAIAHRCPCGQPDVVETAPRLEDGTPFPTLYYLTCPRAASAIGTLEANGVMKEMTERLATDPELAAAYRAAHEDYIRRRDAIEELKNFPSAGGMPDRVKCLHVLVGHSLAAGPGVNPLGDEALAMLPAWWRKGPCVTPCTDTADRTDTTEDEGDPTA encoded by the coding sequence ATGCCCCCGCCGCAGACCGAGCGCACCGAGCCCACCGATGCGGACATCGCGGCGTTCAAGGAACAGCTCGGCCGCCCGCCGCGCGGCCTGCGCGCCATCGCGCACCGCTGCCCCTGCGGACAGCCGGACGTCGTCGAGACGGCCCCCCGCCTGGAGGACGGCACCCCCTTCCCCACGCTCTACTACCTCACCTGCCCGCGCGCGGCCTCCGCGATCGGCACGCTGGAGGCCAACGGCGTGATGAAGGAGATGACCGAGCGGCTGGCCACGGACCCGGAGCTGGCGGCCGCGTACCGGGCCGCCCACGAGGACTACATCCGCCGCCGGGACGCCATCGAGGAGCTGAAGAACTTCCCCAGCGCGGGCGGCATGCCCGACCGGGTCAAGTGCCTGCACGTCCTGGTCGGCCACTCGCTCGCGGCCGGCCCCGGCGTCAACCCGCTCGGCGACGAGGCGCTGGCGATGCTGCCGGCGTGGTGGCGCAAGGGCCCCTGCGTGACCCCCTGCACGGACACCGCCGACCGCACGGACACCACCGAGGACGAAGGAGACCCGACCGCATGA
- a CDS encoding Ppx/GppA phosphatase family protein, giving the protein MKRVAAVDCGTNSIRLLVADLDPATGELKDLDRRMTIVRLGQGVDRTGRLAPEALERTFAACREYAAVIEELGAETVRFVATSASRDAENRDDFVRGVVDILGVEPEVITGDQEAEFSFTGATKELTGRTDLAKPYLVVDIGGGSTEFVLGSDAVRAARSVDIGCVRMTERHLVRDGEIVDPYDAEQISAVRADIERALDEAARTVPLSEARTLVGLAGSVTTVAAIALDLPGYDSEAIHHARIPLTEVREITDRLLTATHEQRAAIPSLHPGRVDVIGAGALVLLSIMERVGADEVVVSEHDILDGIAWSCA; this is encoded by the coding sequence ATGAAGCGCGTAGCGGCCGTCGACTGCGGCACCAACTCCATCCGCCTGCTCGTCGCCGACCTCGACCCGGCGACCGGCGAGCTGAAGGACCTGGACCGCCGGATGACGATCGTGCGCCTGGGCCAGGGCGTGGACCGTACCGGCCGGCTCGCCCCCGAGGCCCTGGAGCGCACCTTCGCGGCCTGCCGCGAGTACGCCGCGGTCATCGAGGAGCTGGGCGCCGAGACCGTCCGCTTCGTCGCCACCTCCGCCTCCCGCGACGCCGAGAACCGGGACGACTTCGTGCGCGGCGTGGTGGACATCCTGGGCGTCGAGCCCGAGGTGATCACCGGCGACCAGGAGGCGGAGTTCTCCTTCACCGGCGCCACCAAGGAGCTGACCGGCCGTACCGACCTGGCCAAGCCCTACCTGGTGGTCGACATCGGCGGCGGCTCCACCGAGTTCGTCCTCGGCTCCGACGCCGTGCGCGCCGCCCGCTCCGTCGACATCGGCTGCGTACGGATGACCGAGCGGCACCTCGTACGGGACGGCGAGATCGTGGACCCGTACGACGCCGAGCAGATCAGCGCCGTGCGGGCGGACATCGAGCGCGCCCTGGACGAGGCCGCGCGGACCGTCCCCCTCTCCGAGGCCCGCACCCTGGTCGGCCTGGCCGGCTCGGTCACCACGGTCGCCGCCATCGCCCTGGACCTGCCCGGCTACGACTCCGAGGCCATCCACCACGCGCGCATCCCGCTCACCGAGGTCCGCGAGATCACCGACCGCCTCCTGACCGCCACCCACGAGCAGCGCGCCGCCATCCCGTCCCTGCACCCGGGCCGCGTCGACGTCATCGGCGCGGGCGCCCTCGTGCTCCTGTCGATCATGGAACGGGTGGGCGCGGACGAGGTCGTCGTCTCCGAACACGACATCCTGGACGGGATCGCCTGGAGCTGTGCGTAG
- a CDS encoding NAD(P)/FAD-dependent oxidoreductase: MSTTERPRILVVGGGYVGLYAARRILKKMRYGEATVTVVDPRSYMTYQPFLPEAAAGSISPRHVVVPLRRVLPKAEVLTGRVTTIDQDRKVATISPLVGEAYELPFDYLVIAMGAVSRTFPIPGLAENGIGMKGIEEAIGLRNHVLEQLDKADSTTDEEVRRKALTFVFVGGGFAGAETVGEVEDMARDAAKYYNNVKREDMRFLLVDVADKILPEVGPKLGAYGKEHLESRGVEVYLGTSTKSCVDGHVVLSNDLEVDSNTIVWTAGVKPNPALARFGLPLGLRGHVDTQATLQVQGTDYIWAAGDNAQVPDLVGRKAGNENAWCPPNAQHALRQAKVLGDNVISGMRGFPQKEYSHANKGAVAGLGLHKGVAMIVVGKTKIKLKGRLAWYMHRAYHGMAMPTFNRKIRVFADWTLGMFLKREITSLGAMENPREEFYEAAKPAPAPAAAADDAEKKAKSGDKAEAKAS, from the coding sequence ATGAGCACCACGGAGCGTCCCAGGATCCTCGTTGTAGGCGGTGGGTACGTAGGTTTGTACGCGGCACGCCGCATCCTCAAGAAGATGCGGTACGGCGAGGCGACGGTCACGGTCGTCGACCCGCGCTCGTACATGACGTACCAGCCCTTCCTCCCTGAAGCTGCTGCCGGCAGCATCTCTCCCCGCCACGTCGTGGTGCCGCTGCGACGCGTGCTCCCGAAGGCGGAGGTCCTCACCGGCCGCGTCACCACCATCGACCAGGACCGCAAGGTCGCCACGATCTCGCCGCTGGTCGGCGAGGCGTACGAGCTGCCCTTCGACTACCTGGTCATCGCGATGGGCGCGGTCTCCCGTACCTTCCCGATCCCCGGCCTCGCCGAGAACGGCATCGGCATGAAGGGCATCGAGGAGGCCATCGGCCTGCGCAACCACGTGCTGGAGCAGCTCGACAAGGCCGACTCCACGACCGACGAAGAGGTCCGCCGCAAGGCGCTGACCTTCGTCTTCGTCGGCGGCGGCTTCGCCGGTGCGGAGACCGTCGGCGAGGTCGAGGACATGGCCCGCGACGCCGCGAAGTACTACAACAACGTCAAGCGCGAAGACATGCGCTTCCTGCTGGTCGACGTCGCCGACAAGATCCTCCCCGAGGTCGGCCCCAAGCTCGGCGCCTACGGCAAGGAGCACCTGGAGAGCCGCGGGGTCGAGGTCTACCTCGGCACCAGCACCAAGTCCTGCGTCGACGGCCACGTGGTGCTGAGCAACGACCTGGAGGTCGACTCCAACACCATCGTGTGGACCGCGGGCGTCAAGCCGAACCCGGCGCTCGCCCGCTTCGGTCTGCCGCTGGGCCTGCGTGGCCACGTGGACACCCAGGCCACCCTCCAGGTGCAGGGCACCGACTACATCTGGGCCGCGGGCGACAACGCCCAGGTCCCGGACCTGGTCGGCCGCAAGGCCGGCAACGAGAACGCCTGGTGCCCGCCGAACGCCCAGCACGCGCTGCGCCAGGCCAAGGTCCTCGGCGACAACGTGATCTCCGGCATGCGGGGCTTCCCGCAGAAGGAGTACAGCCACGCCAACAAGGGCGCGGTCGCGGGCCTCGGTCTGCACAAGGGCGTCGCGATGATCGTCGTCGGCAAGACGAAGATCAAGCTGAAGGGCCGGCTGGCCTGGTACATGCACCGCGCGTACCACGGCATGGCGATGCCGACCTTCAACCGCAAGATCCGCGTCTTCGCCGACTGGACCCTCGGCATGTTCCTCAAGCGCGAGATCACCTCGCTCGGCGCGATGGAGAACCCGCGCGAGGAGTTCTACGAGGCCGCCAAGCCGGCCCCGGCGCCCGCCGCCGCGGCCGACGACGCCGAGAAGAAGGCCAAGAGCGGCGACAAGGCGGAGGCCAAGGCTTCCTGA
- a CDS encoding SAM-dependent methyltransferase: protein MADAAGRLSKLAEEVLGAPLPVRIRAWDRSEYGPPGAPTLVIRHRRALRRLMFKPGELGLARAWVAGEIDVEGDLYEALDLLSGLVWERGTAADKPQRAAALRALAKPEIRAAARELVTLAGLPVPPKPPAEEAPKSHGPLHTLRRDKEAISHHYDVGNDFYELVLGPSMVYSCAYWESPDATLEEAQRDKLDLICRKLRLEEGQRLLDVGCGWSSMALHAAREYGVRVVGITLSEEQAAYGRKRVAEAGLADRIEIRVQDYREVHDEPFDAISSIGMAEHVGRARYAEYAADLYALLKPGGRLLNHQIARRPLADEDAYHVDEFIDRYVFPDGELAPVGRTVGQLEDAGFEVRDVEAIREHYALTLRAWVANLEAHWKEAVRLSTPGRARVWRLYMAASALSFERNRIGVNQVLAVRTPGSGASGLPLRAREWRG from the coding sequence ATGGCCGACGCCGCTGGACGGCTCTCCAAGCTCGCCGAGGAGGTGCTGGGAGCCCCGCTCCCGGTCCGCATCCGCGCCTGGGACCGCAGCGAGTACGGCCCGCCGGGCGCACCCACCCTTGTCATCCGCCACCGTCGCGCCCTGCGCCGCCTCATGTTCAAACCGGGGGAGTTGGGCCTCGCGCGCGCTTGGGTGGCCGGTGAGATCGATGTGGAAGGCGACCTGTACGAGGCACTGGACCTGCTGTCCGGGCTGGTCTGGGAGCGCGGTACGGCGGCGGACAAGCCACAGCGTGCCGCCGCCCTGCGCGCGCTGGCCAAGCCGGAGATCCGCGCCGCCGCCCGCGAACTGGTGACCCTGGCGGGCCTTCCCGTACCGCCCAAGCCGCCCGCCGAAGAGGCCCCCAAGAGCCACGGCCCGCTGCACACGCTGCGCCGCGACAAGGAAGCCATCAGCCACCACTACGACGTCGGCAACGACTTCTACGAGCTGGTGCTCGGCCCGTCGATGGTCTACTCGTGCGCGTACTGGGAGAGCCCCGACGCCACCCTGGAGGAGGCCCAGCGCGACAAGCTGGACCTGATCTGCCGCAAGCTGCGCCTGGAGGAGGGGCAGCGGCTGCTGGACGTCGGCTGCGGCTGGAGCTCGATGGCCCTGCACGCGGCCCGCGAGTACGGCGTACGGGTCGTCGGCATCACCCTCTCCGAGGAGCAGGCCGCCTACGGCCGCAAGCGCGTCGCCGAGGCGGGCCTCGCCGACCGGATCGAGATCCGCGTCCAGGACTACCGCGAGGTCCACGACGAGCCGTTCGACGCGATCTCCTCGATCGGCATGGCCGAGCACGTCGGCCGCGCCCGTTACGCCGAGTACGCCGCCGACCTGTACGCCCTCCTCAAGCCCGGCGGGCGGCTGCTCAACCACCAGATCGCCCGCCGCCCGCTGGCCGACGAGGACGCCTACCACGTCGACGAGTTCATCGACCGGTACGTCTTCCCCGACGGCGAGCTGGCCCCGGTCGGCCGTACCGTCGGGCAGTTGGAGGACGCCGGGTTCGAGGTGCGGGACGTGGAGGCGATCCGCGAGCACTACGCGCTGACGCTGCGCGCCTGGGTGGCCAACCTGGAGGCGCACTGGAAGGAGGCGGTACGGCTGTCGACGCCGGGCCGCGCCCGGGTGTGGCGGCTGTACATGGCCGCCTCCGCCCTGTCCTTCGAGCGCAACCGCATCGGCGTGAACCAGGTGCTGGCGGTCCGCACACCGGGCTCCGGCGCCTCGGGGCTGCCGCTGCGCGCCCGGGAATGGCGCGGCTGA
- a CDS encoding ABC transporter permease: MFRTALRNVLAHKARLLMTVLAVMLGVAFVSGTLVFTSTLSEATQKSSQKGFDGVDVAVQPHRPDTADAAPGKAPGLSQALLDRAGKVPGAAGATGTVHGFTAIADKKGQQAGNGTSARGRNYYPGADGKDARFPMTSGTAPKGPHEIALDSGTAAKTGYKVGDTVRLSVDGPVREAKISGIFTTDDGAVSTGGSLTLFDTATAQKLFAAPGEFSEIDVKAAPGTSQDALKAAVDKVLPATAESVTGKKMADDQAEMIAKSMDSMKTGLLAFAGIALFVGIFIIANTFTMLVAQRTKELALMRAVGASRRQVTRSVLIEAFVVGLVAAVTGLLAGVGIGAGLRALTGALGTVPEGPLVVAPSTIVVSLLVGTVVTVLAAWLPGRRAAKIPPVAAMNSVHAAATTKSLVVRNAIGAVLAGAGIACVLGATAMGTDGKGLMGLGAGLLMIGVFVLTPLLSRPLIAAAAPVLRAFGISGKLARQNAVRNPRRTAATASALMIGLTLVTGLTVIAGSVQKAVDKMATDALKADYVVSMATMGPLSPDVAKTLAADPKVTASSPVRSAVARIGGGTESLTGVDGRTIGELTNLDFAAGSLDGLGAPKTNRAVVDSDTAKEHGWQVGSSFEATFEDGKKGRLTVSGVFEGNELLRGILLDTSVLTPHQQHPTDAQVLVKAKDGVSEATKDALTETLGKNPAITVKDKKDVSESIAQLINLLLNMLYGLLAMAVVVAVLGVVNTLAMSVFERSQEIGMLRAIGLDRAGIKRMVRLESLVIALFGGVLGIGLGVFFGWAAGELIGSSMSTYELVLPWGRLGIFLALAAVVGMLAALWPARRAAKLNMLAAIKAE; this comes from the coding sequence ATGTTCCGTACCGCCTTGCGCAACGTGCTCGCGCACAAGGCCCGGCTGCTGATGACCGTCCTCGCCGTCATGCTCGGCGTGGCCTTCGTCTCCGGCACCCTGGTCTTCACCTCCACCCTCTCCGAAGCCACGCAGAAGAGCTCGCAGAAGGGCTTCGACGGCGTCGACGTGGCCGTCCAGCCGCACCGCCCCGACACCGCCGACGCCGCGCCCGGCAAGGCCCCCGGGCTGAGCCAGGCGCTCCTCGACCGGGCGGGGAAGGTGCCCGGCGCGGCCGGCGCCACCGGCACCGTCCACGGGTTCACCGCCATCGCCGACAAGAAGGGGCAGCAGGCCGGCAACGGCACCAGCGCCCGCGGCCGCAACTACTACCCCGGCGCGGACGGCAAGGACGCCCGCTTCCCGATGACGTCCGGCACCGCCCCCAAGGGCCCGCACGAGATCGCGCTGGACTCCGGGACCGCCGCGAAGACCGGCTACAAGGTCGGCGACACCGTACGGCTGTCCGTCGACGGCCCGGTCCGCGAGGCGAAGATCTCCGGCATCTTCACCACCGACGACGGCGCGGTCTCCACCGGCGGCAGTCTCACGCTGTTCGACACCGCGACGGCGCAGAAGCTGTTCGCCGCGCCCGGCGAGTTCAGCGAGATCGACGTCAAGGCCGCGCCCGGCACGTCCCAGGACGCGCTGAAGGCGGCGGTCGACAAGGTGCTGCCGGCCACCGCCGAGTCGGTCACCGGCAAGAAGATGGCCGACGACCAGGCCGAGATGATCGCCAAGAGCATGGACAGCATGAAGACCGGCCTGCTGGCCTTCGCCGGCATCGCGCTCTTCGTCGGCATCTTCATCATCGCCAACACCTTCACCATGCTGGTCGCCCAGCGCACCAAGGAACTGGCCCTGATGCGCGCGGTCGGCGCCAGCCGCCGCCAGGTCACCCGCTCGGTGCTGATCGAGGCGTTCGTGGTCGGACTGGTGGCCGCCGTCACCGGCCTGCTGGCCGGTGTCGGCATCGGCGCCGGGCTGCGGGCGCTCACCGGCGCCCTCGGCACCGTCCCGGAGGGCCCGCTGGTCGTCGCCCCCTCCACGATCGTCGTCTCGCTGCTGGTCGGCACCGTGGTCACGGTGCTCGCCGCCTGGCTGCCGGGCCGCCGCGCCGCGAAGATCCCGCCGGTCGCCGCGATGAACAGCGTGCACGCGGCGGCGACCACGAAGTCCCTGGTGGTACGGAACGCCATCGGCGCCGTCCTGGCCGGCGCGGGCATCGCCTGCGTCCTGGGCGCCACCGCGATGGGCACCGACGGCAAGGGGCTGATGGGCCTCGGCGCCGGACTGCTCATGATCGGCGTCTTCGTGCTGACGCCGCTGCTGTCCCGCCCGCTGATCGCGGCCGCCGCACCTGTGCTGCGCGCGTTCGGCATCTCGGGCAAGCTGGCCCGCCAGAACGCGGTGCGCAACCCGCGCCGTACGGCCGCCACGGCCTCCGCCCTGATGATCGGGCTCACCCTGGTCACCGGCCTGACCGTGATCGCGGGCAGTGTCCAGAAGGCCGTCGACAAGATGGCGACCGACGCCCTGAAGGCGGACTACGTCGTCAGCATGGCCACCATGGGCCCGCTCTCCCCGGACGTGGCGAAGACGCTGGCGGCCGACCCGAAGGTCACCGCCTCCAGCCCGGTGCGCAGCGCCGTCGCCCGGATCGGCGGCGGGACGGAGTCCCTGACCGGCGTCGACGGCAGGACGATCGGCGAGCTGACGAACCTGGACTTCGCCGCGGGCTCCCTCGACGGGCTCGGCGCCCCGAAGACCAACCGGGCGGTCGTCGACAGCGACACCGCCAAGGAGCACGGCTGGCAGGTCGGCTCGTCCTTCGAGGCGACCTTCGAGGACGGCAAGAAGGGCCGCCTCACCGTCTCCGGTGTCTTCGAGGGCAACGAACTGCTGCGGGGCATCCTGCTCGACACCTCCGTGCTCACCCCGCACCAGCAGCACCCCACCGACGCGCAGGTGCTGGTCAAGGCCAAGGACGGCGTCAGCGAGGCCACCAAGGACGCGCTGACCGAGACGCTCGGCAAGAACCCGGCGATCACCGTCAAGGACAAGAAGGACGTCTCCGAGAGCATCGCGCAGCTCATCAACCTGCTGCTGAACATGCTCTACGGGCTGCTCGCCATGGCCGTGGTCGTCGCGGTGCTCGGCGTGGTCAACACCCTGGCCATGTCGGTCTTCGAACGGTCGCAGGAGATCGGCATGCTGCGGGCGATCGGCCTGGACCGGGCCGGCATCAAGCGGATGGTGCGGCTGGAGTCGCTGGTGATCGCGCTGTTCGGCGGGGTCCTCGGCATCGGCCTGGGCGTCTTCTTCGGCTGGGCCGCCGGTGAGCTGATCGGCAGCTCGATGTCCACCTACGAGCTGGTGCTCCCGTGGGGCCGGCTGGGCATCTTCCTGGCGCTCGCCGCCGTGGTCGGCATGCTGGCCGCGCTGTGGCCGGCCCGCCGGGCCGCGAAGCTGAACATGCTGGCGGCGATCAAGGCCGAGTAG
- a CDS encoding ABC transporter ATP-binding protein: MTTPHTGVPTATRTTVAARATDLTKVYGQGETQVVALDQVSVEFRQAEFTAIMGPSGSGKSTLMHCMAGLDAISRGSALIGDTELNGLKDKKLTQLRRDKIGFIFQAFNLLPTLTALENITLPMDIAGRKPDRQWLDQVVQTVGLSGRLKHRPAQLSGGQQQRVAVARALASQPEIIFADEPTGNLDSRSGAEVLGFLRNSVRELGQTVVMVTHDPVAAAYADRVIFLADGRIVDDMADPTADRVLERMKGFDARGRVS; the protein is encoded by the coding sequence GTGACCACCCCCCACACCGGCGTTCCCACCGCCACCCGCACCACGGTGGCCGCACGCGCCACGGACCTCACCAAGGTCTACGGACAGGGCGAGACCCAGGTGGTCGCGCTGGACCAGGTGTCCGTGGAGTTCCGGCAGGCCGAGTTCACCGCGATCATGGGCCCCTCGGGGTCCGGCAAGTCCACCCTGATGCACTGCATGGCCGGACTGGACGCCATATCCCGCGGCTCGGCCCTGATCGGGGACACCGAGCTGAACGGCCTGAAGGACAAGAAGCTCACCCAGTTGCGCCGCGACAAGATCGGCTTCATCTTCCAGGCGTTCAACCTGCTGCCGACGCTCACCGCGCTGGAGAACATCACGCTGCCCATGGACATCGCGGGCCGCAAGCCCGACCGGCAGTGGCTGGACCAGGTCGTGCAGACCGTCGGCCTGTCCGGGCGGCTCAAGCACCGGCCCGCACAGCTCTCCGGCGGCCAGCAGCAGCGCGTCGCGGTGGCCCGCGCGCTCGCCTCCCAGCCCGAGATCATCTTCGCCGACGAGCCGACCGGCAACCTCGACTCCCGCTCCGGCGCCGAGGTGCTCGGCTTCCTGCGCAATTCCGTGCGGGAACTGGGCCAGACCGTGGTGATGGTGACCCACGACCCGGTGGCGGCGGCCTACGCGGACCGGGTGATCTTCCTCGCCGACGGCCGCATCGTCGACGACATGGCCGACCCGACCGCCGACCGGGTGCTGGAGCGCATGAAGGGCTTCGACGCCAGGGGCCGCGTCAGCTGA
- a CDS encoding STAS domain-containing protein: MAQGRRHLTITTVVDAEECAVLRVAGELDVHAEQQFLDEAGAVIAAGHRFLVLDLTALRFCDSRGLNCLLALEWLCRRMNGRLLLASLGVRVLHVLLVTRAVDALSCFPTVGHALAAVPEEIRPSWPPGGTVADGTVNSDGDGSDSFGSRDGSVGDGVKGHAPDAYRSDDRERPQQSSRDRSAP, translated from the coding sequence ATGGCCCAAGGCAGGCGGCACCTGACGATCACCACGGTCGTCGACGCCGAGGAGTGCGCGGTCCTCCGGGTGGCCGGGGAACTGGACGTGCACGCGGAGCAGCAGTTCCTGGACGAGGCGGGCGCCGTGATCGCGGCCGGGCACCGGTTCCTGGTGCTGGACCTGACCGCGCTGCGGTTCTGCGACTCCCGTGGCCTGAACTGCCTGCTCGCCCTGGAGTGGCTGTGCCGCCGCATGAACGGCCGCCTGCTGCTCGCCTCCCTGGGCGTCCGCGTCCTGCACGTCCTCCTGGTCACCCGGGCCGTGGACGCGCTGTCCTGCTTCCCGACCGTCGGCCACGCGCTGGCCGCCGTCCCCGAGGAGATCCGCCCGTCCTGGCCGCCCGGGGGTACGGTGGCCGACGGTACGGTGAACAGCGACGGCGACGGCAGTGACAGCTTCGGCAGTCGTGACGGCAGTGTCGGCGACGGCGTCAAGGGCCACGCTCCGGACGCGTACCGGTCCGACGACCGGGAGCGGCCGCAGCAGAGCAGTCGGGACCGGTCCGCCCCGTAA
- a CDS encoding rodlin — protein MIKKFLAATAVAASVVGVSAMAAPQAMAVGDGRGTSTANGNGAGQAFGNANTEGDMSPQLSLIEGTLNKPCIGIPIENIQNIVALVNVGVQDILSSDQHQQCVENSTESQGDQALSHIIDKLPLLSENGVNNS, from the coding sequence GTGATCAAGAAGTTCCTGGCCGCGACGGCCGTAGCTGCGTCCGTCGTCGGCGTCTCGGCCATGGCAGCTCCGCAGGCCATGGCCGTCGGTGACGGTCGCGGCACGTCGACGGCCAACGGCAACGGCGCGGGGCAGGCGTTCGGCAACGCCAACACCGAGGGTGACATGTCCCCCCAGCTCAGCCTGATCGAAGGCACGCTCAACAAGCCGTGCATCGGCATCCCGATCGAGAACATCCAGAACATCGTGGCCCTGGTCAACGTCGGCGTCCAGGACATCCTGTCCTCGGACCAGCACCAGCAGTGTGTCGAGAACTCGACCGAGTCGCAGGGCGACCAGGCGCTGTCGCACATCATCGACAAGCTCCCGCTGCTGTCCGAGAACGGCGTCAACAATAGCTGA
- a CDS encoding chaplin, with product MKYAKVAAVAAGTLMAAGAATPAFADAGTSGAAQNSPGVLSGNVLQIPIHIPVNLCGNSIDIIGLLNPAFGNTCVND from the coding sequence GTGAAGTACGCGAAGGTTGCCGCAGTCGCTGCTGGAACGCTCATGGCGGCCGGAGCCGCCACTCCGGCGTTCGCCGACGCGGGTACCTCGGGCGCCGCCCAGAACTCCCCGGGCGTCCTCTCCGGCAACGTTCTCCAGATCCCGATCCACATCCCGGTCAACCTCTGTGGGAACTCGATCGACATCATCGGTCTGCTGAACCCGGCGTTCGGCAACACCTGCGTCAACGACTGA
- a CDS encoding rodlin: MINKALATVATAASIVGIAAATAPEASAVGDHRKVTTVNGNGAAQTYGNFSTMGNMSPQFALIQGSFNKPCIAVPIDNVQNVVGLVNVGVQDLLSSDQKQQCVENSTQVQGDGPLSHLIDKLPVLSVNGTNNQ; the protein is encoded by the coding sequence ATGATCAACAAGGCGCTGGCAACAGTGGCCACGGCTGCTTCCATTGTCGGTATCGCGGCCGCCACCGCCCCAGAGGCATCGGCCGTCGGAGACCACCGCAAGGTCACCACGGTCAACGGCAACGGCGCGGCCCAGACGTACGGCAACTTCTCCACGATGGGGAACATGAGCCCGCAGTTCGCGCTCATCCAGGGCTCCTTCAACAAGCCCTGCATCGCGGTGCCCATCGACAACGTGCAGAACGTCGTCGGCCTGGTCAACGTCGGTGTGCAGGACCTGCTGTCCTCGGACCAGAAGCAGCAGTGTGTCGAGAACTCGACCCAGGTCCAGGGCGACGGGCCGCTGTCGCACCTCATCGACAAGCTGCCGGTCCTCTCCGTCAACGGCACCAACAACCAGTGA
- a CDS encoding rodlin produces the protein MNKMMASVAVAASLVGISAAAAPQAMAVGDGRSTGTANGNHSAQAFGNGGTEGDMSPDATLIGDSLNKLCIGIPVVNIQNIVALVNVGVQDILSSDQYQECVESSTESQQDQALSHIIDKLPLLSQNGVNNE, from the coding sequence ATGAACAAGATGATGGCGAGCGTGGCAGTTGCCGCGTCTCTGGTCGGTATCTCCGCAGCGGCCGCTCCGCAGGCCATGGCGGTGGGTGACGGCCGCAGCACCGGTACGGCCAACGGAAACCACTCGGCGCAGGCATTCGGCAACGGCGGCACCGAGGGCGACATGAGCCCGGACGCCACGCTCATCGGTGACTCGCTGAACAAGCTGTGCATCGGCATCCCGGTCGTGAACATCCAGAACATCGTGGCCCTGGTCAACGTCGGCGTGCAGGACATCCTGTCCTCGGACCAGTACCAGGAGTGTGTCGAGAGCTCGACCGAGTCCCAGCAGGACCAGGCACTGTCGCACATCATCGACAAGCTGCCGCTCCTCTCCCAGAACGGCGTCAACAACGAGTGA
- a CDS encoding Bax inhibitor-1/YccA family membrane protein, giving the protein MRSSNPVFSRRGFSRDNNGYAGFDAPPQAGAAANPYAGTNPYAQGGNPYAQDAAQGTQTPQYAPQTRRMTMDDVVLRTGMTLGTVIAGAAVGWIFLTKSLGFAVGAGLIAMVLAFVQSFKRKPSPALILTYAAFEGLFLGALSGAINDVPKLAGAPMQAVMGTMAVFVAMLVAYKTRIVRVTARFTRYLMIALLGFVLLSLVNVLFMAFGGGDGLGFRSGGMGILFGVVGVVLGALCLALDFKQVEDGIAYGAPREESWLAAFGLTVTLAWIYMELLRLISILRD; this is encoded by the coding sequence ATGAGGAGCAGCAACCCGGTCTTCTCGCGACGGGGGTTCAGCCGCGACAACAACGGCTACGCGGGCTTCGACGCGCCGCCGCAGGCCGGGGCCGCAGCGAACCCTTACGCCGGGACCAACCCGTACGCCCAGGGCGGCAACCCCTACGCCCAGGACGCCGCGCAGGGCACCCAGACGCCGCAGTACGCGCCGCAGACCCGTCGGATGACGATGGACGACGTCGTGCTGCGTACCGGCATGACGCTCGGCACCGTGATCGCCGGTGCGGCCGTCGGCTGGATCTTCCTGACCAAGAGCCTCGGCTTCGCCGTCGGCGCCGGGCTGATCGCGATGGTGCTGGCGTTCGTCCAGTCCTTCAAGCGCAAGCCCTCGCCGGCCCTGATCCTGACCTACGCCGCGTTCGAGGGCCTTTTCCTCGGCGCGCTCAGCGGCGCGATCAACGACGTGCCGAAGCTCGCCGGCGCGCCGATGCAGGCCGTGATGGGCACCATGGCGGTCTTCGTCGCCATGCTCGTGGCCTACAAGACCCGCATCGTGCGGGTCACCGCCCGCTTCACCCGCTACCTGATGATCGCGCTGCTCGGCTTCGTGCTGCTGTCGCTCGTCAACGTGCTGTTCATGGCCTTCGGCGGCGGTGACGGCCTCGGCTTCCGCAGCGGCGGCATGGGCATCCTGTTCGGCGTCGTCGGCGTGGTGCTCGGCGCGCTCTGCCTGGCCCTGGACTTCAAGCAGGTCGAGGACGGCATCGCGTACGGCGCTCCGCGCGAGGAGTCCTGGCTGGCCGCGTTCGGCCTGACCGTGACGCTGGCGTGGATCTACATGGAGCTGCTGCGGCTGATCTCGATCCTCCGGGACTGA
- a CDS encoding DUF4287 domain-containing protein: protein MSQLFSEETHRNLLSRIPHCTGREVSDWLRTVDEGPALFRFEEKVSWLRGEHNLAYGHAKAIVHEYDLRRAARKL, encoded by the coding sequence ATGTCTCAACTCTTCTCCGAAGAGACCCACCGGAACCTGCTCTCCCGCATCCCCCACTGCACCGGCCGCGAAGTCTCCGACTGGCTTCGCACGGTAGATGAAGGCCCCGCTCTCTTCCGCTTCGAGGAGAAGGTCAGCTGGCTCCGTGGCGAGCACAACCTCGCCTACGGGCACGCCAAGGCGATCGTCCACGAGTACGACCTCAGGCGCGCCGCGCGCAAGCTTTAG